The genomic interval TTCCGGGTTTAATCATAACACCGCAGAAAGGTTCTCGATAGAACCTCTGTAGGGggtttcagggtggagccttcAAAGGTGGTTCCTGGTATAACCCTTTATGTTGGGTTCTATGTAGATTGACTATGTAGAAATGATATAAAATGATCTACTCTAACCCCAAAAAGGTTCTACTATTGAGACAAGCCAAAGAACCTTATATCGTTCTTGTAAATGTAGAATAGGATTGTAGAATAAAGAAAGATGTATCAAGTTGATAAAACTATGTTCAGTATATTTTCTGAGCTATTAAAGAGGAACACAGTGTCTCCAGGAGACCAAACTGGAAATTAATATTCGCAGACACTATGTAAAATATCTGTTGTTATTTCCCTTGCGATATATTtaacacacaaatgaaaaaagatttACATACGGCAGTCTTTTGTAgctattcataaaaaaaaaaaaacacatgaaattatTTGTGAAGTAACACAGGTTTAATCCCAAAACTAGTTCATCCTCATATAATAGGGAACATATTTTCAAAGAGTCTCCAAGTTTAATTTGGAGCAGACCAACTATGCAAAACCATGACAAGTTCTTGTTTGTCCTACTCCTTGGAGTTTAGTGAAAAGTTCATATCTCAAACGACCCCTTTCTCCTCATATGCTCCTATCAAAATTGAATACTGGATTCATGTCATTTCTGTTGGATCACTCATTAACATTTGAACTGCCTGCACCCTGAATTAAAACATATCAACTCATAGTTGACAGGAAATCTGTGTATAATGACTTGACTTGTGTCCCAGAATAATGTAGAATGCTGATGCTTGAGCGGACGTtcattgagtgtgtgtttttgttattaaatgGTATTTCCTGGTTTTGTCCACAGTTCGATGGAACCTGAATGATGAACAAAAGCACTGGAGGCTGAACTTTTTGGAAAACCTAACCACGGGCCTGGTTTTTATGATAGTGGTCGTCAATGTCTTCATCACGGCCTTTGGAGTCCACAGGCCGAACCGCAGCGACTGACCAAGAACGCGCGCAGGTATTCTGTCTCTTTTTGCTTATGTTCATCCTCTTTCTCTGCTCCCCTCTCTCTATACAAACAGTTTCTTTCTCTCCGGCCTTTTACTGTGCAGTTTGCCCCAATAGACATCCATGTAGTCAGCATGTTTttggtcctctcctctcctgaccTCCTGACCTCCAACCTTCACAATCCTCCCTACCTGACctacaaacacactgacctctcTGGGCCCTCAGAGAAATTTCCAGCGGAAAGCAACTCAAGAACACAAATCCAGCCACTGTTCATTTACCAGAAAATCATTGTCCTGCACTGCGgaaaacaagagagaaacagcaaaGACGGGGACAAAGGGGTCTGgtacacaaacaacacaacaattgTTCCTGTTGGACAAACAGGAAAGTGGAGACGGGCACACGTGACCTAACGGTGTCTGTCTCCTTTGCTGCCCGGGAGTGACCTCGGCGTTTGgcccagacacacaaacacagttacaCGAAAGCTTCATGGGCTTAAATTTTTAATCACGATGATGACGTACGAGCAAGATGTCATCGTTCCCTTTCCAGGCAGCTGATGAATCTGTCGAGTAAATGTATGCACAGCAGAGGAGGGCGTGCCTCATGTGACTCAAAGCTCCGGCACACCTTCACAGCTTCAACCTCACTGACACATGTCCCCGACCACAGGCGTCTTGTCCAACGTACAATTATCACAATGTTTGACTCTCTGTGCCATGAGCAAGGCTTGGAGAGTGTCTGTGGTTCTCTGGACCGGCAGCTGGTGAGTCAGAGTCAACACAGCACAGAGCCCAGCAGAACTGCTTGTTAAAATGGAAGCTTTAATTAGTCTGTATTTCAGCAGTGTCACCGAAACCCTAATTAGAGCCCATGCAAATGCTCAGTTTATACACTTGAGCGGTTCGACACACAGCGTTTTGAGCCTGTTTCACATAATCGTTCCGCTAAATAACACCGCCAGAAGAATCTACATGCCTGCATCtatcattccccccccccccaacgtGACTGTGACAGAGCACCTTCGAGATGACAAACCAACGTCACAATCtgatcctcttcctcctccacaacTATCACTGGTAACCGTGGAAACTGCCAGACGAGCCACGAGCCAGATTCATGACACACACGAAAACGGCTCCACTCAAGGCAGATCTGTCGACTGATAAATATACACATAATGTATGGCTCCTACTCTTCTGGCTTTGTGGAGGGAGCTGACTCCACGGGGGAGGGTACGACATCAGAGGATGCTGGTGAGCACGTGGCAGCTTGGATGCCAGATTGGAAACTGGACAATCACCCTTGTGACACCTCCAACCCCCTTTAACACCCATATCCCCATAtccctctctctcgttctctcacTCCCCTCTCTCATCTGTTGCTCATCTTTCCAGAGAATACAGAGGCGGGAAAAAGTGACGCTCAGTGACGCAAATCTCCAGAGATCCAACACCTGACACCTGACACCTGTCTTGTATATATACCATCTTTTCGATGCGGCCATTTTCCTGCTGATTCACCCAAATAAGAAGTGCTTGAAAGGGCCTTAAGTGAGTATGAAGTGCATCCGCCCCTGCACATGAGTCTTTTCTTAAGCAGTCATCAGCGTTTGATGTAGCATTTAATTAAGTTGACTCCAATCTTTCAATCAATttgatgtcattattaattaatgCAGGCTTGTCTGTTGCCCTCGATTTGTCATTGTTAGAGCACTCCAGTACATTTTCCATCTGCCTTGTTGCCCGCTGTGGTGCGCTGGATGAGGGAGCAGTGCCCTCTAGTGTAACTCTCAGATAGAGGCGACACATGTGTAATCATCATCTCCATTTCACGCTCACGGCAGACTGAACAGTGCCAGATACAAGCTGCTCACTGTGATATTCCCTAAAGACCATACAGTATTTGATGCTGATTAAATGTACACATGTCTGTGCATACCTTTTGTCACACTAGATTAAAAATAAGATGCAACCACCAAGCGATGCCAAAAGGTTTTGTGCTTTATTTGAGCAGAAGTTGAACATCGTTACtcaaaaagtcaaatttaagtGAACGGGGCTGCAGTCGGATAGTCTTTAGTCTCCAACTCGGAACTCCCAATGGAACACCACTCGAAGAATTCTTACCAAATAGCAAATCCGCCTACCCCTCATCTGATTTCCTCTCCTTGCAGTCCTGGTTTAAGTGCAGTCGGTTGCAGTTGTCTTGACCTCCTGATGTTTTTCGTCAAGGTCAAGGGGAAAGCATACAGGAAAAGATTTAGGTTGCAGGGTTTTTGAAAGTGGACCGCAGCCCATGTCCCTGCACACCAACACAGGTGCTTTCACTTCAGTTGCCCGATTACACCTCATCTCAGGATAGAGTGGGTGTGTACAAACTGCACTTGATTGACAGTTCCCCCAACTTCCTGTGAGTAGAGAGAGTCACGTCTTTTCCATTTAGTCCaactaacctttttttttaaagcaatggTGGATTGTTGAGCCTCACAACACTTCACAAAAGTCAGCTGCAAATACTAGCAGCCCAGCACGTTAAACAAATCGCTCAGTCAATCGTGTTGTAACTACAGACTGCCAAGCACTGTACTTCTGTGTCTTCATAAATTGCCCACTTAGAACTCCCTGGAGCTATCAGAAGTCTCAGTCAATCTCGTGACGATGAGCATTTTGTACTTCCATTGTTGTGACTCTGTCTGTACTCTCTACAGGTCTCTGGTTCAGCACGCACAATGAATCCATGTCAGACTCATACATACAAGAATTATGTTGGATCATTACATACAGGAAGTCAGTTTGTGcttacattttagaaaaaaagtcTCTAGCTCTCAAGTAGAATGTGAGTATGGCACAGCAGCGTGGCAAATGTCATGGCTTGTCTGTCTCGCAGGGGCTTGTTCTTCACCTTACCAGCCCCACTCTTACTGTTTTCCAACCTCAGCATAGGAAATTAGAACATCTTTACTAAGTCTTGCCGCAGAGCAGTGAAGAAACGGACCGGTGCATCTCAACGTCTCATCCTCTGTGGGCAGAAGTGGCAACAAAAATTTCAGGAAAAATGGTCGGGAGAGGATCGGATAAACACAAACAGCGTGGAAAGCGAGTTTTTGAATATGAAAAGAGAGGCTTTGGATGCTTTTGTGCACTGATattcaaaagtaattttcagATCTCTGTGAACGAATAGGTCTGAAGAGCTCTCCATCGTTCTGTATGACTCACCTCTGTAATAGTAGAGCATTGCAATGCAAGCTAGGAAACTGAAACAGCTCAGGAAGAACATTGGTCctgcagaaacagagagaagagagataaAATAGACCAATGATGAACCAGCAGGTGGGCGTACTAAATGTGCATGAGTAATCAATCAAATtaactgaaaaataacaaagacaaactaGAATGAAGACCAGTGTATGTGGCAAGAGTGTAAAATTGCACTGTGAAAAGACGCTCGTCTTGTTTTTCTCCGTCTGAACACGCCATCCTTTCTTCGTATGACTCGTGATTTGAAGTCAGCGATGACCCATTTCCCTGCTGCCTGACACACCTTTGACCCAGTGGATGCGCCCCCTGACTGTTCAAAGGAATGCAGGCCAGTGGAAACTGTTTGGGACGAggttggggggtgggggtttTTTACACGTGAGCTTAACTGACCCACAAAGCCAAAGCTCTGGATGCGATGGGATGATGAATGGTGAAGCAGTGCAGAACAGTGGGGCCCACATTCTGATGCCAGGGGTTAAAAGGTTCAGCAGACAGCTACATGTGCTGAAGAACAAAGCTCGGTTGGGCTTAAGGGGGCTTATCGGAGGATcagtggggggggggacagaggCACCCTGACAACCACAGACAAACTGTAAGACCACCATATTATAGAATCAAACCACAAATCATTATAACATTACATTACTGTGAGACGCCGTCTTTAAACAGCTCGTCcgtgatttgaaaaaaaaaacagaagaagaacataAAGCAAAATACTTAAACAGTAACAGACTAGATCTATGGATTAGATATGCATCTACTGTCCCTGTTATGAATTACTTTCCCTCACTATTAAAGCTGATTTCAcctcatacaaacacaaaattcCATTATTCAATAAAACTTAAGAACGAAATTCCAAATTAAGCATATTGTCACATATTAATGCAGGGACGTTCGGGTATATATCATATCACTTTCTCTTGGTTTCTCTTAAAATACACAGATTGAAAATAATTTAGTGGCCATAGATGTTTCCTTCCTTTAATCATATCaactccagaactgttctgctTTCTGTCAGCTCTGCCTTTGGCCAGTTTATGGCTAGTTGacattaaaatggctgcacagaAGGACATGGATGAGTTGTAGTAGTAACTGTGTGTGATACAGAGGCACAACGTTTTAAGACTCTATGccctttaatacatttttttatcttGGTTAATGTCAAATTCTGTGGTAAAAAATGCAATTCAGGGAATAAATACCAAATTCCTGTACTTCACTGTATCGCGATACTATCGTCATTGTGGGCAGCATATTGTGAATCGTATCGTGTTGTGTTGTGAGTTACTCTGTGATTCCCTGCTCAAGTTTCTTGGATTAAAACAAGATTGTTTTGGTAGACAATAATCAAATCCAAGATGTCAGAGAGTGATGCACCAAAGAGGAAATGCTTTCCTATCAGATCCTGCTCACGCTGGCATCTCTACGCGAGGATGATATAAACTGACTGACCTCTCACTCAATTAAACTTAAAATCCCTCCAAGGTGATTtttcaaaaatagaaaaaaaaaaaccttgcacacaaaaaaatattctgGCTGTGACATGTAAAATATTCCATGTAAAGTCACATTTAATCCAAAATGTTTCTATCAAGGTGAGTGACTGGGTATAAATTAACTAACAAGATGTGTGATTTAACAGTAAGCATACAAGGACAGTATAAATTTGGCAAAAATGTACGCAAATCGCTGATGTGTTTCTTGGTTACACCAGCACTGAGCTAGCAGATGTCTCTTTggaatttgatttaaaaatataaatcaaaaacaGGAAGCACGGGACAGTAGTGTGAGATGTTAATTAGATTTACCTCTCTCATTAAGCACATATCGCTCTGGGCAGATTTCCACATTGTATGTCCATTTTGAATCTTCCGTCTCTAGAACAGAGGGTAAAAATGGTTACTGGTTAAATGGGTAGAGCCGACACTTTAAATAACAGCCTGTGTAATGTCAGATCCAGGACTTTAACTGCAGCCCaggcttctctctctgtgtcttaaATAGGATGAGCTTACCTAAGGCAACTACACAGCAGGGGATCCACCGTTTCAGGACACTGGGGAAGTTGCTAGTGAGATCACAGTCTCATTTACAATGTAttgcatgaaagaaaaaaatacggATTGCACTTATGGATAGATTTCTGCACTAAGTTACGTATAAAAATATTCAGATGTGAGTCTGTAGGGGCCACATCTTTAAGAAGAGAGCGTTCTCAGCCATCTGCAGCGCAAATACTTGGAAATCTTCCTCCACTGAAACCTCTCACCTCTCTTTATGATCCTGGTGGGCAGACTGGAGTAAACGTCCTCAGCATGGATGTGAAGGCCTCTGTAGAATTCGTGACATGCCTCCTCTCCCTTCCCATGCAGGTGCTTCAGCAGCTCAGCTAACCGCACCTTGGTCGGCACGCTCAGGTTCCTGAACTGCAGGGAGACACACGCTGAGTTGAATCACTGTAAAAACTGGCAGCCAGGGTTCAAATTCAGATTAGCACGCTCAAGTGACTGaaaacaggatgtttttttggttgtatGTTATCTGTAGTGACCCTGTGGGCTTCCTTGTCGCTGAGTATCTGGGGGTAGATCCTGTTGAGCTGCAGCACCAGCGTGTCGACCAGCTCAGTGTCCATCCTCTGGTCTGAGCACAGGAAGTTAGCGTCCCTCTGGAGCTGCTGATGGTGATCGTCAATGTCTAGTCAAAGACGAGTGAGAGATGAAATGTTAAACACATGTTGAATAAAATGAACCCTACCCTACGCTTATTTTCATGCTGTAGTGTGGACGTCAGGTGAGAGAGAGGTCGTGACCCCGAGCAGTAAAGGGCACAGAGCTACAAGGCTCGAATCGAAGGCGTGCAGATTAATGTCTAGTCTTAAGTAGTTTCTTAGTAAGCTGGTCTTGACAGCAGTCCTGCTCTGAGAATAAATGACTGAGAGGTTAATTTGCTTGTTAAGAAAGGTAAATACACTTGCTCTCTGGCAACACTTTAttcaattcatgaaaataaacaaaaatcatttGACTGTAATGTGTGAATAACATGTCTGAGTCAGGGTGTTCATAGATAACAGAACACATTGGTTGCCGTGGAGTGTTTTTGCTGCTTGTCAAAGTTGTTGGATCAACGTGATGCTCATTTTTCagctgaggtttttaaaaagatacaGTCCCCGATTGTGTTTTAATTCCTACATGGCACCGCCAAATGTGCAAATTTCCTGCCAACTCACTTGTTCCTCCCCTTGCTCACTTTGATGGCAGAAGACGGCGTGAGAAGAGAGAAAACGAGGGGCCTTGTAACAAAAAATGTGGTGCGCAGTATAGAAGCGGAGGAAGTGTCCGTTAGGAAGTCTTGGTGGTGGCTAACCCTTGACTGTTGTTTAATTTTGCCTGTGCAGTTATGTGTATGACATCAGTCACTAGTGTAGCCCGACCGATGTTGGATTTCTGGGGTTGATACATTCTTGTGTACACAGAGTATTTACATAAACACAGATACGTACTGTACgtaatggaggcaggatatcCTTTTCTGCATGATTTTCTCTAAAACAAATGTGTCTACGAGTTGTTAGTTTTACGCCGCCGCGTATCGGTCAACATATACGCACATACCAATATGTCTGTGAGAGGCCACTATCAGCCAAAGGATATCGTGGTCTAGTCATTAggatttcttaaaaaaatgttctctcAGTTATTGGTGATACTAAACATTTGTCCCGTATTACATTTTATCCTCCAGTTTTTCTCTCAACATCTGCACAGTTTTTCAGCAGCATgcttgtttagtttttctttattcGATCTGACTGCTAACATCTCTAAAATTGGTGCCTTATGCAgttttgggagaaaaaaaaattaattagaaGAGTGAAAAATGATTTCCACTGAATAAAGAATTCTAGCTTCAAACATGGCTGTGGGGATCTTATTCTTCTCTGAGAACAGattgtttattcaatcatggagataaattcatatttttcaatTCGTATTATTACCTTAGTatcttttttccaaaactacattgtgcaCTATCAAACAAGTGAACGCAGAATATGGTATAATAGGAATTAAGgcagattaaattaaataaaactgcCACATTACAGTGTTAGACTTATGCCATTTAGTTTTTTAGATTAAACcaagaccaagaccaagacCTTAGACCAAACCATCActcttattttttaataaaggttTGGATTGCTCCATAGTCAGAATTTATTGAACAGAATGCAAAAACCtgctcatgttttatttatagtcTCGGAACATTCAGGCTGCATTACGTCATGTTAAGTAACACCCACATACATGTTCACATAAGAATGATAGATGAATTAAAACTAATGACAACGACCACACTTCAAACTGATTCTATGCAACAAGTGGCACaagtggcacacacacacacacacttcacttgAGGCGGTCATCCAGCCTGTGTATCCTTCAAGTCGCTGCGCAGGGGATTACTGTAAATCATCAAAACATCTTACCCTTCAGTCACAAACCTGTCatactgacaaacacacacggagCGTGGGTCTTTGCCTCGCTCCGACCGACAGCCTCTCCAGTGAAACTTCCTGTTCTCCCCTGGTGTGACGGTCCCTGCTGTCCCGTTACATCAGCACGCTGCGCCGCCCTGCGCCTGCCCGGGGGCCACGTGTCTGACCTCGGGGCCACATGATCATTATCAGTGCGGTAGACTGAGCTGATTACCGGGATCTGATTAAGAtatctgctgcacacactgagCCACAGAGGTGTCTTCTATCACTTTATATCAGTCCCTTCCTCCATTTATAATGACTGCACTGGGTCAAATAAACCaggcaataataataataataataataataataataataataataataatactgacGAATTGCCTCTTTTTTTGGTCAGTGATACATTCTTTACTGTGTCACTTTGTGTGTTAAACATGcacttaaaggagacatataatgctcattttcatcattttattttgggttaccactcaaataggtttacatgctttagtgctcaaaaacaCCTCACTTTCCCCATGCCTCGTCTGAAAgtctctgttttagctcctgtctctttaagccccccccAAGTACCCAGTCACCTCTAATTGGTCAACTTGCACAAgcctgacccagcactgctTACAACAACAATGGAGCGGCTGTGCTAACTCGATCCTTACTTGCGAAATTAGCATGAAGACACACAATTATAtgaacaaatatatatattaataataaatgaagcCATGGCAGGACTGCTGAGGAGGCGTTTCAGCAGCAGTGttctctgtgggagagaggagcttctgtcgATGCagattttgtacttttaaactttcaaaggaggaaaagaaaaaagaaaaaagaaaagaaaagaaaagcatgataggtctcctttaaaatctGCACTGCTGCACAATCATGTCGGCTTGTAAACATCTGCCCGAGAGAGAAACGTACACCATCACACCCCTTCCATCGTTACCAGAagtgtttaatttatttacattctTTAAAAATTGTATTTACATACTGACCAGCGGTTTCCCAGCTGCTCTAGTCCAACTTCCTCAGCTGCCTACAAAGTAAACCTCGATCGTTAACTTTAACCTCAGCATAACAGTCAAGCTTGTTCCTGGAAAGCTCAATTACAGGGAGTTGTCCAACAAGGCCGGCGTCCTGGAAGTGCAGTAGCTTCTCTTTTCAGACAGAGGGCGGTGTGCCATTACAGTTTACAAAAGGCACATGAGTCTGTCAGATCAGCATGCCTATACAGTAGAGCCATCACACTGTGTAGAACTgcagacataaacatttcaacatgatCAGGAATGTTCAGTTAATATTTCCCATAGTCCTCATTGATACAGGTGACACTGACATACACTTGGTCAGCAGAAGAGCTCTTGATTCACACTGATATAATCCGTATGGAAAATTCTTTGGCAGGGTTTATGTTCCTCGAGTT from Sparus aurata chromosome 7, fSpaAur1.1, whole genome shotgun sequence carries:
- the LOC115585733 gene encoding caspase recruitment domain-containing protein 19-like isoform X2, whose protein sequence is MDTELVDTLVLQLNRIYPQILSDKEAHRFRNLSVPTKVRLAELLKHLHGKGEEACHEFYRGLHIHAEDVYSSLPTRIIKRETEDSKWTYNVEICPERYVLNERGPMFFLSCFSFLACIAMLYYYREDETLRCTGPFLHCSAARLSKDVLISYAEVGKQ
- the LOC115585733 gene encoding caspase recruitment domain-containing protein 19-like isoform X1 produces the protein MTDIDDHHQQLQRDANFLCSDQRMDTELVDTLVLQLNRIYPQILSDKEAHRFRNLSVPTKVRLAELLKHLHGKGEEACHEFYRGLHIHAEDVYSSLPTRIIKRETEDSKWTYNVEICPERYVLNERGPMFFLSCFSFLACIAMLYYYREDETLRCTGPFLHCSAARLSKDVLISYAEVGKQ